A window of Candidatus Jettenia caeni contains these coding sequences:
- a CDS encoding thiamin biosynthesis protein — protein MTQLQKARQNIITQEMRQVAKEEDLDPEYIKLRIAEGKIVIPVNHKRRATKVCGIGAGLKTKVNANIGTSADYADIVNELEKLRVAEEAGADAVMDLSTGGDLRSIRRRIIESTVLTVGSVPIYEAAVKAVQHKHTIVDMTAEDMLDAVRLHCEDGVDFITVHCGATRGVLKHLKENKRICGVVSRGGTFLVEWMVHNGRENPFYEEYDEILAIAKEYDVTLSLGDAMRPGALADAFDRAQIYELNVLAELAQRALDANVQVMVEGPGHVPLNQVTAHVQLQKELCKGVPFYVLGPIVTDIAPGYDHITSAIGGAIAAAAGADFLCYVTPTEHLSLPNPTDVRNGVMAARIAAHAADIVKGVKSAWEWDKKMSHYRRKRDWQGQFNTCIDPIVAKNIRERGRPQNDEVCSMCAEYCVFKLSDKA, from the coding sequence ATGACACAGCTACAAAAAGCTAGACAAAATATCATAACACAGGAAATGAGACAGGTTGCAAAAGAGGAAGATCTTGACCCTGAATATATAAAGCTGCGTATTGCCGAAGGCAAGATTGTTATTCCTGTGAATCACAAACGCAGGGCTACAAAGGTTTGTGGTATCGGTGCAGGACTTAAAACAAAAGTTAATGCCAATATAGGGACTTCGGCCGATTATGCTGATATTGTGAACGAGCTGGAAAAATTACGGGTAGCGGAAGAAGCAGGCGCTGATGCAGTAATGGACCTTAGCACCGGCGGCGATTTGCGATCGATACGAAGAAGGATTATAGAATCAACCGTTCTTACGGTAGGCAGCGTACCAATTTATGAGGCAGCCGTCAAGGCTGTTCAGCATAAACATACAATAGTAGATATGACTGCGGAAGATATGCTCGATGCGGTAAGATTACACTGCGAGGATGGCGTGGATTTTATTACCGTTCACTGCGGCGCCACGAGAGGTGTACTCAAGCATCTGAAAGAAAATAAACGTATTTGTGGCGTTGTAAGCCGTGGCGGGACATTTTTAGTAGAATGGATGGTCCACAACGGCAGGGAGAATCCTTTCTATGAAGAATATGATGAGATATTGGCTATAGCGAAAGAGTATGATGTGACGCTTAGCCTTGGAGATGCCATGCGGCCAGGAGCTCTGGCCGATGCATTCGACCGTGCGCAAATTTACGAACTAAATGTTCTTGCAGAACTAGCCCAAAGGGCACTTGATGCCAATGTACAAGTTATGGTAGAAGGGCCTGGACATGTGCCTTTAAATCAAGTGACCGCGCACGTGCAATTACAAAAGGAACTCTGTAAGGGAGTGCCTTTTTATGTGCTTGGGCCGATTGTAACAGATATTGCTCCCGGATATGACCATATTACCTCTGCTATTGGGGGAGCTATAGCAGCAGCAGCAGGAGCTGACTTTTTATGTTATGTAACACCAACGGAACATTTGAGTCTGCCCAATCCAACTGATGTAAGAAATGGTGTAATGGCAGCAAGGATTGCTGCTCACGCTGCCGATATTGTGAAGGGTGTTAAATCAGCGTGGGAATGGGATAAAAAGATGTCGCATTATAGGAGAAAAAGGGATTGGCAGGGCCAATTCAACACCTGTATAGATCCCATAGTGGCTAAAAATATCCGTGAAAGAGGACGGCCTCAAAATGATGAGGTCTGTTCTATGTGTGCAGAGTATTGCGTATTCAAGCTAAGTGACAAGGCATAG
- a CDS encoding putative pseudouridine synthase, giving the protein MLERLQKVLAEAGVGSRRECEKIITSGRVTVNGQPITTLGTSVNAEKDKIYCDGILVRKQPKIYYLLNKPKGYVCTNRDELDRLKAIDILNNITQRIYTVGRLDKESEGLIVLTNDGDFANKLSHPRYEVNKTYFVEVDGYLTDQAIKSLESGVWLSFGKTRPVRIKNVHKGKLRSRFEMMLKEGKNREIRRMLADHGYKVRILRRIKIGNLSDYNLKIGKYRKLTGREVAQLYAFAEREHTKGQSKDKDRGKYDTATKS; this is encoded by the coding sequence ATGCTAGAACGATTGCAAAAGGTATTAGCGGAGGCAGGGGTTGGCTCACGCCGTGAATGTGAAAAAATCATTACTTCCGGAAGAGTAACTGTGAATGGACAGCCCATCACGACCCTGGGTACATCTGTTAATGCAGAAAAAGATAAGATTTATTGTGATGGAATATTGGTACGGAAACAACCCAAGATTTACTATTTACTCAATAAGCCCAAAGGTTATGTATGTACAAATCGGGACGAGCTTGATCGTCTGAAGGCAATTGATATACTGAATAATATAACTCAAAGGATATATACAGTCGGAAGACTGGATAAGGAAAGCGAAGGTCTTATTGTTTTAACAAATGATGGCGATTTTGCCAACAAACTATCTCATCCGCGGTACGAGGTTAATAAAACGTATTTTGTAGAGGTAGATGGCTATTTGACTGACCAGGCAATCAAGTCATTGGAATCCGGTGTTTGGCTTTCCTTTGGCAAGACGCGGCCAGTGAGAATTAAAAATGTACATAAAGGAAAATTGAGAAGCAGGTTTGAGATGATGTTAAAGGAAGGCAAAAATAGAGAGATTCGTCGTATGCTCGCCGATCATGGATATAAGGTGCGTATTTTACGGAGGATAAAAATTGGCAATCTGTCCGATTATAATTTGAAAATCGGTAAATACCGAAAACTGACCGGACGTGAAGTGGCTCAGCTTTATGCATTTGCTGAAAGGGAACACACGAAGGGTCAATCTAAGGATAAAGATCGAGGAAAATATGACACAGCTACAAAAAGCTAG
- a CDS encoding DNA repair protein RecN, with protein MFSGATGVGKSLVIGALNFILGGRATSDIVQSGKDEATVIAKFHAKDESILKQIKRVSGNNTIEEELLIQRSIDTSGRSRCRLNGIPLTVSMLKEIGEILVSIHGQHEHETLLHGINQLYILDDLGGISSLREDFSEVHQQVIEKTKMRDVLRNNQQERRQRMDLYAFQIEEIDKAQLREGEIEELEKEKNILNNAEKIYTTITSCYLHLYESPDAVVSRLKSVVKELQSIAKLDETLLKIFDVCNQLLYQTEDAAFSLGKFRDSFNYDPQRLEYIEERLNTIRKLKMKYGNTIEEILSYHDEIQVKLKQLSEEKTTAEQVDEELKVLSDFLRQKGCELTRKRVATANKLAPLIDKELHELGMPHGKFLVQITSPFLPDGGNSQASNAHSYGFDQIEFLISPNPGGDLKPLRKIASGGEISRVMLALKHQLAKVDKTSVLVFDEIDANIGGRMGEVIGEKLSSIAKSHQVICITHLPQIACYADEQWKVNKFVKDNKTYSVIENLSSDARLEEIADMIRGSEKTDITRKQAQEMLRDAKKKIKSKNVMKNNLTTSEHE; from the coding sequence GTGTTTAGTGGGGCAACAGGCGTGGGAAAATCACTGGTAATCGGTGCCCTGAATTTTATCCTCGGTGGACGCGCAACTTCTGATATTGTACAGAGTGGAAAAGACGAAGCTACGGTAATCGCGAAATTCCATGCCAAGGATGAGAGTATTTTAAAGCAGATTAAAAGGGTTTCTGGCAATAATACTATTGAAGAGGAATTATTAATACAAAGAAGTATAGATACCAGTGGACGGAGTAGATGTCGCTTAAATGGTATTCCTTTAACGGTATCTATGTTAAAAGAGATTGGAGAGATATTGGTTAGTATTCATGGTCAGCACGAGCATGAAACCCTATTGCACGGAATCAACCAACTCTATATCTTAGATGACCTTGGAGGGATTTCTTCATTACGAGAAGATTTTTCAGAGGTGCATCAACAAGTTATAGAAAAGACAAAAATGCGTGATGTTCTGAGAAATAATCAGCAGGAACGAAGACAAAGAATGGATTTATATGCCTTTCAGATTGAGGAGATTGATAAGGCGCAACTTAGGGAAGGCGAAATAGAAGAGCTTGAAAAAGAGAAGAATATTTTAAATAATGCTGAAAAAATATATACCACAATAACCTCTTGTTACTTGCACCTCTATGAATCTCCTGACGCTGTTGTTTCAAGGTTAAAATCCGTTGTCAAAGAACTACAATCCATTGCAAAACTTGATGAAACCTTGTTAAAGATATTCGATGTCTGTAATCAATTACTTTATCAAACAGAAGATGCGGCCTTTTCTTTAGGGAAATTTAGAGATAGTTTTAATTACGATCCTCAAAGATTAGAATATATTGAAGAACGTTTAAATACGATTCGAAAGTTAAAGATGAAATATGGAAATACGATAGAGGAGATTCTATCATATCATGATGAGATCCAAGTAAAACTGAAGCAACTTTCTGAAGAAAAAACAACGGCTGAGCAGGTTGATGAAGAGTTAAAAGTATTATCAGATTTCTTAAGACAAAAGGGATGTGAATTAACTCGAAAGCGAGTCGCAACGGCTAATAAATTAGCCCCTTTAATAGATAAAGAACTCCATGAATTAGGTATGCCTCATGGCAAATTTCTTGTTCAAATAACATCTCCCTTCTTGCCTGATGGGGGAAATTCACAAGCCTCAAATGCCCATAGCTATGGTTTTGATCAAATTGAATTTCTCATTTCACCTAACCCTGGGGGAGATTTAAAACCACTCAGGAAAATTGCCTCCGGCGGTGAAATATCACGAGTCATGCTTGCCTTGAAGCATCAGTTAGCCAAAGTAGATAAGACGTCGGTGCTGGTTTTTGATGAGATTGATGCTAATATCGGTGGTAGGATGGGGGAAGTAATTGGTGAGAAATTGAGTAGTATAGCAAAATCTCATCAGGTAATCTGTATTACCCACCTTCCCCAAATTGCTTGCTATGCTGATGAACAATGGAAGGTAAATAAGTTCGTAAAGGATAACAAAACATACTCTGTTATTGAAAACCTATCAAGTGATGCCCGTCTTGAAGAGATCGCAGATATGATCAGAGGCAGTGAAAAAACAGATATTACCAGAAAACAAGCTCAGGAAATGTTGCGTGATGCGAAAAAGAAGATAAAAAGTAAAAATGTAATGAAGAATAATCTAACCACGAGCGAACACGAATAG
- a CDS encoding methionyl-tRNA synthase: MISIEDFLKIDLRVAEVKHAEPHPNADKLLILKIDAGDGLEGRQIVAGIRKNYTPEELIGKRIIIVNNLASATLRGVESQGMLLAAKDGDQVVILTTEKDIKSGAKIQ, from the coding sequence ATGATTTCAATCGAAGATTTTTTGAAGATAGATTTGCGAGTTGCTGAAGTGAAGCATGCTGAGCCACATCCAAATGCTGACAAACTACTTATCCTGAAGATTGATGCAGGAGACGGTCTGGAAGGTAGGCAAATTGTTGCAGGGATCAGAAAAAATTACACACCTGAAGAACTTATTGGGAAAAGGATTATTATTGTAAATAACCTGGCGTCTGCGACTCTCCGGGGTGTTGAGAGCCAGGGAATGCTACTGGCTGCAAAGGATGGAGATCAGGTAGTAATTCTTACAACGGAAAAAGATATAAAATCAGGTGCTAAAATACAATAA
- a CDS encoding tRNA pseudouridine synthase: MRNIQLLIEYDGTHYAGWQWQKNEKTIQETLTGAIEQAIQEQIKLYGASRTDAGVHAFGQVANFKTISDIPPERLLLAINFYLPCDITVKKVTDVPESFHAQYGAKSKIYQYTLFNDWIRTSLNRYFCYLYGFHMDMNKIVTAARHLIGTHDFTSFTTKARYEKDRIRTIKSLDVKKEGKYIYFTIEADGFLYNMVRTIVGTLIEIGRGKIMVESIKDILDAKNRKAAGPTAPAKGLCLMEVKYDD, from the coding sequence ATGCGTAATATACAGCTTTTGATAGAGTATGATGGTACACACTATGCGGGTTGGCAATGGCAAAAAAACGAAAAAACAATTCAAGAAACACTTACCGGGGCAATAGAACAGGCTATTCAAGAACAAATTAAGCTTTATGGTGCCAGCCGTACCGATGCGGGGGTCCATGCCTTTGGTCAGGTTGCAAATTTTAAGACTATTTCAGATATTCCCCCTGAGCGATTGCTTCTTGCAATAAATTTTTATTTACCTTGCGATATTACGGTAAAAAAAGTGACAGATGTACCAGAATCATTTCATGCCCAATACGGCGCTAAATCCAAGATCTATCAATATACCCTTTTTAACGACTGGATAAGAACTTCTCTTAATCGTTATTTCTGTTACCTGTATGGATTTCACATGGATATGAATAAAATAGTTACGGCAGCGAGACATCTTATAGGAACCCATGATTTTACATCATTTACAACAAAGGCACGGTATGAGAAGGACAGGATACGTACCATAAAAAGTTTAGATGTTAAAAAAGAAGGAAAGTATATCTATTTTACTATCGAAGCGGACGGGTTCTTATACAATATGGTAAGAACCATAGTCGGCACCCTCATAGAGATTGGAAGGGGAAAAATTATGGTGGAGAGTATAAAAGATATTTTGGATGCAAAGAATAGAAAGGCCGCAGGGCCAACAGCGCCGGCTAAAGGACTATGTCTTATGGAAGTTAAATACGATGATTAA
- a CDS encoding endoribonuclease, translated as MEKFVISTNTAPAAIGPYSQAIKIGNLIFLSGQIPIVPATGEIVQGDIKLQTRQVLENLKHILEAGGSSLDRVIKTTVFMKDLNDYGAINDIYKEFFQHKPPARAAVQAARLPKDVGVEIEAIAFSV; from the coding sequence ATGGAAAAATTCGTTATTTCAACAAACACTGCACCTGCAGCAATTGGACCATATTCTCAAGCAATAAAGATAGGCAATCTCATATTTTTATCAGGACAAATTCCTATAGTACCTGCAACGGGGGAGATAGTACAAGGTGATATCAAACTTCAGACAAGACAGGTATTGGAAAATCTAAAACACATTCTGGAGGCGGGCGGTTCATCCTTAGACAGGGTAATAAAAACAACGGTCTTTATGAAAGATTTGAATGATTATGGAGCAATTAATGACATCTATAAAGAATTCTTTCAACATAAACCACCTGCAAGAGCAGCAGTACAGGCTGCAAGGCTACCGAAAGATGTGGGTGTAGAAATCGAGGCTATTGCCTTTAGTGTTTAA